The proteins below are encoded in one region of Flammeovirga kamogawensis:
- a CDS encoding TonB-dependent receptor produces the protein MKKNLILTLLFILFTSVLFAQTQSLKGTIINTISKQPIIGATIQIEGSNPIIGTSTDIDGNFELEAIKVGRYTLIVNSIGFKSIRKTEVLITGNKGMELNFEMEEDFITLEGVTITSSNDKDANNVMSTVSARSFSVEQSSRFAGGLSDPSRVAYNFAGVTFSSPQDNGVVIRGNSPSSVLWRVNGIDVSGAAHFGGGNLAGAGLISIYSTNLLRSTDFFTGAFPSEYSNATSGVFDINFRKGNNETYKHSVQLGLIGGDISSEGPINKEKGSSYLINYRHGFIGYIGKLSGGTAPHFQDLSFNLSFPSQKYGNVNIWGMGGLSAIDTPYKKYKVKVHSDPTEEYDATVKYRQYDKDYLDKEINFGMGAIGVNHSIKVGNYSDLTSTVGFTSNKYQNNTRYFEEDADTLNTGTLHPHQNQQSIEYKMSFASTLTSTLSPKLINKTGIRTDLLHVDAFANKADTLMGTVQPVFYGKESGYSINFFTQFKYQFTPNFSVNAGLASTKFQYSDEITIEPRLGLEYTPINGVVLSAAYGRHSKREELKVYSFTNPITGQPNDLKLSKSDHYVGSVKINLSKNTRLTTEVYYQDLFDVPVIDGTPYSFANYTTMWGANGPISNKGTGSNKGVDVTLERSMVNGIYYMITGSMYTSEYQDAQGVTRSTLFNRNYMATVTFGKEFLVKKKNLLGINFNATYLGGVPLTPYDEKASHDQQKVVYKENELYSVKGEDEVWLNFGITYKIHKKKSTRTWGLDMQNALLTEQTNGYKYNLKEQQVEKDKVFFIMPNLYYKIEF, from the coding sequence ATGAAAAAGAATTTAATTTTAACTCTCCTATTTATACTTTTTACATCTGTATTATTTGCACAAACGCAATCATTAAAAGGAACTATAATAAACACTATTTCAAAACAACCCATTATAGGTGCAACCATTCAGATTGAAGGAAGCAACCCAATTATAGGTACAAGCACAGATATTGATGGTAATTTTGAATTAGAGGCTATAAAAGTCGGACGATATACATTAATAGTAAATTCAATTGGGTTTAAGAGTATCCGTAAAACTGAAGTTCTTATTACGGGTAACAAAGGAATGGAACTCAATTTTGAAATGGAAGAGGACTTTATCACATTAGAAGGAGTAACTATTACTTCATCTAACGACAAGGATGCTAATAATGTAATGTCTACCGTAAGTGCACGCTCATTTTCGGTAGAACAATCTAGCAGGTTTGCTGGTGGTTTAAGTGATCCATCAAGGGTTGCGTATAACTTTGCAGGTGTTACTTTCTCTTCTCCTCAAGATAATGGCGTGGTTATCCGTGGTAATTCTCCTAGTTCTGTATTATGGAGAGTAAACGGTATTGATGTTTCAGGTGCTGCTCATTTTGGAGGTGGAAATCTTGCTGGTGCAGGTCTAATCTCTATCTATAGTACAAATTTACTTAGAAGTACAGACTTCTTTACAGGTGCTTTTCCTTCTGAATATTCTAATGCAACATCTGGTGTTTTTGATATTAATTTTAGAAAAGGAAATAATGAAACATATAAACATTCAGTGCAACTTGGTTTAATTGGCGGTGATATTTCTTCTGAAGGGCCTATTAATAAAGAGAAAGGATCTTCGTACTTGATCAATTACAGACATGGATTTATAGGGTATATTGGCAAATTATCTGGTGGTACTGCTCCACATTTTCAAGACTTATCTTTTAACCTTTCTTTTCCATCTCAAAAATATGGTAATGTAAATATTTGGGGAATGGGCGGTTTAAGTGCAATAGATACTCCTTATAAAAAATACAAAGTAAAAGTACATTCTGATCCAACTGAAGAATATGATGCAACAGTAAAGTACAGACAATATGACAAAGACTATTTAGACAAAGAAATTAACTTTGGAATGGGAGCTATCGGTGTGAATCACTCTATTAAGGTTGGCAACTATAGTGATTTGACTTCTACTGTTGGTTTCACATCAAATAAATACCAAAATAATACACGTTATTTTGAAGAAGATGCAGACACTTTAAATACAGGAACACTTCATCCCCATCAGAATCAACAAAGTATTGAATATAAAATGTCGTTTGCTAGTACATTAACAAGTACTCTATCACCTAAATTAATTAATAAAACTGGTATTAGAACAGATCTATTACACGTAGATGCATTTGCCAACAAAGCAGATACTTTAATGGGTACAGTTCAGCCTGTTTTCTATGGTAAAGAGAGTGGTTATTCAATTAACTTTTTTACACAATTTAAATATCAATTCACTCCTAATTTTAGTGTAAATGCTGGCCTTGCAAGCACAAAATTTCAATATAGTGATGAGATAACAATCGAACCTCGTTTAGGGCTTGAATATACACCAATAAACGGTGTTGTCTTATCTGCAGCTTATGGAAGACATAGCAAAAGAGAAGAATTAAAAGTCTATTCATTTACTAATCCGATTACTGGGCAACCAAATGATTTAAAATTATCAAAATCGGATCATTATGTAGGAAGTGTGAAAATTAATTTAAGCAAAAATACTCGTTTAACTACAGAGGTGTATTATCAAGATTTATTTGATGTTCCAGTTATTGATGGCACTCCCTACTCTTTTGCAAATTATACAACAATGTGGGGTGCAAATGGACCTATTTCTAATAAAGGAACAGGATCTAATAAAGGTGTTGATGTAACATTAGAACGCTCAATGGTAAACGGTATTTATTATATGATAACAGGTTCTATGTATACTTCTGAGTACCAAGATGCACAAGGAGTTACAAGAAGTACATTATTTAATAGAAATTATATGGCTACCGTTACATTTGGTAAAGAGTTTTTGGTAAAAAAGAAAAACCTTCTTGGGATAAACTTTAATGCAACTTATTTAGGTGGTGTACCTTTAACTCCTTATGATGAAAAAGCATCTCACGATCAACAAAAAGTAGTGTATAAAGAAAATGAATTGTACTCTGTAAAAGGAGAAGATGAAGTGTGGTTAAATTTTGGTATCACTTACAAAATTCATAAAAAGAAAAGTACTCGTACTTGGGGTTTAGATATGCAAAACGCTTTACTCACAGAACAAACAAATGGCTATAAGTACAATTTAAAAGAACAACAAGTAGAAAAAGATAAGGTGTTCTTTATTATGCCAAATTTATATTATAAAATAGAATTCTAA
- a CDS encoding basic amino acid/polyamine antiporter produces the protein MESKSTKVGLGGLVAIVFGSMIGGGIFNIPQNMAAEASLGAVIISWIISGIGVGMLVYTFKTLSEERSDISSGIYGYAKAGFGRFVGFNSAWGYWISAALGNVAFAVMLNDAFGVFFPVLLKHGWQTIVFGSGLIWLMNFISLFGTEKTSFLNTVSTIAKFVGLIIVIGILVISFKFDIFTSDFWGNAYHLDGLAEQIKSTMLVTLWCFIGIEGAVVISSKAKKSSDVGTATTIGFIAALVMYVLISVLAFGIAQQPELAKLSDPSAGALLGIAVGSWGATFVNIAVIISVLGAWIAWTILVAEVPHDAAKDGVLPAFFKKENKNGAPSTALYISSSIMQVAMIFVAFASDVYMAAIDIAGVMILPAYLLSSMYLLKGASLKQLLKNKKNRKIAAFIGLLSTLYCLWLIYAAGISYMLTSFIFYAIGIPFYRLAHKDEVKAGKQIYTRNERLLEIFIIIMALVAVVMIATGQVSF, from the coding sequence ATGGAAAGTAAATCTACAAAAGTAGGCTTAGGCGGTTTGGTCGCCATTGTATTTGGCTCTATGATAGGAGGAGGTATATTTAATATCCCTCAGAATATGGCAGCTGAAGCATCATTAGGAGCAGTAATTATATCATGGATTATTTCTGGTATAGGCGTAGGTATGTTAGTTTATACTTTTAAGACCTTATCAGAAGAACGTTCAGATATTAGTTCAGGAATTTATGGATATGCAAAAGCAGGGTTTGGCCGTTTTGTAGGTTTTAATTCTGCTTGGGGATATTGGATAAGTGCTGCCTTAGGTAATGTAGCATTTGCAGTTATGTTAAACGATGCATTTGGTGTTTTCTTTCCTGTTTTATTAAAGCATGGTTGGCAAACAATAGTTTTTGGTTCTGGATTAATTTGGTTAATGAATTTTATCTCTCTTTTTGGAACAGAGAAAACATCATTTTTAAATACAGTCTCAACTATTGCTAAATTCGTAGGTCTTATAATCGTTATTGGTATTTTAGTTATCTCATTTAAGTTTGATATATTCACTTCAGATTTCTGGGGAAATGCCTATCACTTAGATGGTTTAGCAGAGCAGATTAAATCAACAATGTTGGTTACTTTATGGTGCTTTATTGGTATTGAAGGTGCAGTAGTTATTTCATCAAAAGCAAAAAAATCTTCTGATGTTGGTACAGCGACAACAATTGGTTTTATTGCTGCATTAGTAATGTATGTATTGATTTCTGTATTAGCATTTGGTATAGCACAACAACCAGAATTAGCAAAATTATCAGATCCATCAGCAGGTGCTTTATTGGGTATTGCAGTAGGATCTTGGGGAGCTACTTTTGTAAATATAGCAGTAATCATTTCAGTATTAGGTGCATGGATAGCATGGACTATCTTAGTAGCTGAAGTACCTCATGATGCAGCAAAAGACGGTGTGTTACCTGCTTTCTTTAAAAAAGAAAACAAAAATGGAGCACCATCAACAGCTTTATATATTTCTTCAAGTATTATGCAAGTGGCAATGATCTTTGTGGCGTTTGCAAGCGATGTTTATATGGCTGCAATTGATATAGCAGGGGTAATGATTTTACCAGCTTATCTACTTTCATCAATGTATTTATTGAAAGGTGCTAGCTTAAAACAACTATTAAAAAATAAAAAGAATAGAAAAATAGCAGCCTTCATTGGTTTACTATCAACACTTTATTGTTTATGGTTAATCTATGCTGCTGGTATTTCATATATGCTTACCTCTTTTATCTTCTATGCAATCGGAATTCCTTTTTACAGATTAGCACATAAAGATGAAGTAAAAGCAGGAAAACAAATTTATACTAGAAACGAACGCCTTTTGGAAATATTCATCATAATTATGGCATTAGTAGCTGTAGTGATGATAGCAACTGGTCAGGTTTCTTTCTAA
- a CDS encoding FkbM family methyltransferase: MLFEKKIKKLIFLILPLKLYFLVLRRSFSICYKLNLLKKNSIYNYHYLVKKIINKGDVCIDIGANLGYYSSILSDSVGAIGKVHAVEPIKPIFEVLKTSTKRRKNIIYHNFALGDKNDKIKIYNTSLAQSSFLKSGSNFISEKEIKSDTLNISFDAEIRNGHEVFSDLKKVDFIKCDVEGYEDVVLKNLRGIINKFKPILLVESYGETREKVYKILKELDYAIFFAENNKLIQDEEIKSQKTRNQDILFIHKNQLDNYMQLIS; encoded by the coding sequence ATGTTATTTGAGAAAAAAATTAAGAAATTGATCTTTTTAATTTTACCATTAAAGCTTTATTTTCTTGTACTAAGGAGGAGTTTTAGTATATGTTACAAACTTAACCTTCTCAAAAAAAACAGTATTTATAACTATCATTATCTTGTTAAAAAAATTATCAATAAAGGAGATGTTTGTATTGATATAGGAGCAAACCTTGGTTATTATTCTTCAATTTTATCAGATAGTGTTGGTGCTATTGGTAAAGTACATGCTGTTGAACCAATTAAACCAATATTTGAAGTCTTGAAGACCTCAACAAAAAGGCGTAAAAATATTATCTATCATAATTTTGCGTTAGGAGATAAAAACGATAAAATAAAAATTTACAATACTTCCTTAGCTCAATCTAGTTTCTTAAAAAGTGGCTCTAATTTTATATCAGAAAAAGAAATTAAATCAGATACACTAAACATTAGCTTTGATGCTGAAATCCGAAATGGTCATGAAGTGTTCTCCGATTTAAAAAAAGTAGATTTTATTAAATGTGATGTAGAAGGCTATGAAGATGTTGTTTTAAAGAACTTAAGAGGAATAATTAATAAATTCAAACCTATATTACTGGTTGAGTCTTATGGAGAAACAAGAGAAAAAGTATACAAAATTTTAAAGGAACTTGATTATGCCATCTTTTTTGCTGAGAATAATAAACTAATTCAAGATGAAGAAATAAAGTCTCAAAAAACGAGGAATCAGGATATTTTATTCATCCATAAAAATCAACTAGATAATTATATGCAGCTTATTAGCTAG